The sequence CTAATTAGTGAGCCTATCTTCGTTGTGATCTATATCAAATTGCTTTAGGGCACTTACATAGTCGGGCTGTGGTTTCCTTGTAAGTGGATGTCCAGATGTTAAGTGTGTGATAGAGTGTGCCATAGTCTAGAGAGGTACTTGAGAGAAAAGACTTATGCCGACATTCATTAAACTATTGGGAAATGTCAGGGTCCGGGTATTATTGCGTAACGCATGAATGATTGAGTGCATTATCGTGTACTGTAAGGCTATCCCATTATCACTCCTACCATGTTTGCTAAAGGTTACAATTGGTAATCTGCCGACTACGAGGTGTTGAAATAAGTCCCAGAACAGATGTTGATTGTAGGCGAGGCTTGTTCGATTTAGTACATCCACCTACGATTCATGTGTGCAGTGCATTTAGTCTACTTTGGAATGTATAAACGTGTGATTACTTAGTGATACTACCCTGTAGCTCCGTTTCATTTggtgcaatatacagtgtcaATAGCAAATGGTGTTGGATGATAGCCAGGTCAccccttgtgtgtgtatattaatACTCCACTCTCTGAGTGGCTGTTTAATTAATGAGGGATAGCTTCCTGTACTAGTGCCTGGCATTTCCTCTCTCATTTTGCCCTGGTTATAGGAAGTAGGATAATGACCTAATGGGTGTGTTGCTACTCAAGGGTGATTATGAAACCTCAAAGTCATGATTGGGATATGTGTACAGAGTAGCAGTAGATGTGATAGCTAGCTCTTATTGTTTGTCTATTTTAGAGTTGTGGAGTAACAGTCACCTGCTCTTTAGGCATATCTATAATGATGTGTCTATAATGACCTTACAGTGTGTTGAAATTATCTCTGGCCTCTAACCAATTTGTGGCTAACCTTAAGTGCTGACTATGTTGTGTATGGTTTCCAATTATCCTTATCTCACTGATTACACTATGTGGGGGGCATTCTAATGACATTATTCTTTTCTCGGCAGCTGGAGGTGTTGGGAAGAGTGCCCTCACAATTCAACTAATTCAGAACCACTTTGTCGACGAGTATGACCCTACCATCGAGGACTCGTATCGCAAACAGGTTGTCATCGACGGTGAAACATGTCTCTTGGATATCTTGGACACGGCCGGACAAGAAGAATACTCTGCAATGAGGGACCAGTACATGAGAACAGGCGAAGGCTTTCTCTGTGTGTTTGCCATCGATAATATGAAGTCATTTGAAGATATCGACTCTTACAGAGGGCAAATTCGACGGGTGAAAGATGCAGAGGATATCCCAATGATCTGTGAgtgttgtttgtttgtttgttgcgATTGTTTAGTTTAGAGTTTAAAGGAATGTGTTTATTCAACTGATTAGAGGCATATACTGATGCGATAACTTATGCTCGTATACACTACTTTGGAAAGCTCTCCAGGGATATTATCTCTGGCCTATCAGTTTCAAGGCTGGGCTTTGTCTTTTGTTTTATAATGGGGGGGGCTTGATGTTAGCAAATATTGTTTAACGATCATCACTTACGTTGTATGAAGTTTCATGTCTGTATACAAacaccttcacacacacatagtggTTGGTAACAAGATTGATCTGCCACGAAGAGAAGTAGACCCCAAGTTGGCACAGGCGTATGGTAAGAACCACAAAATGCCATACATTGAGACATCTGCGAAGACGAGACAAGGAGTGGATGATAGTTTCTACTCACTAGTACGGGAAATTCGACGCTGGGTAAGTATAGAGCCGTACAATTACCATTGTGTGCGTATACAGTCTCTTTGTACTAAGATTTGCATATTAAGTAGTTAAGATTCATTGTGAAGTACACTATTGAGTTTAGAGCCAGCCAGCTATTTACTTTTTGTAAAGACTGTATTTTATATCTTCCTCTTCCCTACAGAAAGAGACTAAAACAGAATGTGCCACTACAAAGAAAACCAAAAAGCAGTGGAAGTGCAAATTATTCTAACTCACTACACTCGCTACGATTAAGACTGTTTTACAACATTTCACAATAGCAACATGTATTAGCAAATTTAATTTTCCGCTTTTGTTTTGTTATATTGTATTGACATGTTGTATGTAGCTTTTTCAcactaatattattattgggACTTCTTACTTTACAACTGCACCACTGTGTCATGCATAGCAATTATAATTTTGTGCTCAATTAATGTAGTGTGTGTGAAACAGACAATGTTTAATGTTAtgtttaattataatttaagTGCATGTGTCCTCATGCATGTCATGTACAGCATATGTGaaaccaataatattataggctaGAGCtagcttatatataattaattgcaTAAGCCTCGCGCGTGCACTTTTTGAGAAATTTAA comes from Halichondria panicea chromosome 3, odHalPani1.1, whole genome shotgun sequence and encodes:
- the LOC135334352 gene encoding GTPase HRas: MTEYKLVVVGAGGVGKSALTIQLIQNHFVDEYDPTIEDSYRKQVVIDGETCLLDILDTAGQEEYSAMRDQYMRTGEGFLCVFAIDNMKSFEDIDSYRGQIRRVKDAEDIPMILVGNKIDLPRREVDPKLAQAYGKNHKMPYIETSAKTRQGVDDSFYSLVREIRRWKETKTECATTKKTKKQWKCKLF